One Thermus islandicus DSM 21543 genomic window carries:
- a CDS encoding NUDIX domain-containing protein: protein MSPWKRLDLEEILSEPVRLVRERLRTHTGKEITYVYRPGPVAASFVLPVTEEGTALLIRQYRHPTGKFLLEVPAGKVDAGESPEEAARRELLEEIGAEAEAFLPLPPFHPQPSFTAVVFHPFLALKARIVRPPALEEGELLEPVLLPLKEVYALLERGEIQDASTALTLFYARPRLEALGLLKP from the coding sequence ATGAGCCCCTGGAAGCGCCTGGACCTGGAGGAGATCCTCTCCGAGCCCGTGCGCCTGGTGCGGGAGCGCCTCCGGACCCACACGGGCAAGGAGATCACCTATGTCTACCGCCCCGGGCCGGTGGCGGCGAGCTTCGTCCTGCCCGTGACCGAGGAGGGCACCGCCCTCCTCATCCGGCAGTACCGCCACCCCACCGGGAAGTTCCTCCTGGAGGTGCCTGCGGGGAAGGTGGACGCAGGGGAAAGCCCTGAGGAAGCCGCAAGGCGCGAGCTTTTGGAGGAGATCGGCGCGGAGGCCGAGGCTTTCCTCCCCCTACCTCCCTTCCACCCCCAGCCCTCCTTCACCGCCGTGGTCTTCCACCCCTTCCTGGCCCTCAAGGCCCGCATCGTCCGTCCCCCCGCCCTCGAGGAGGGGGAGCTTTTGGAGCCCGTGCTCCTTCCCCTTAAGGAGGTGTACGCCCTCTTGGAGCGGGGGGAGATCCAGGACGCCTCCACCGCCCTCACCCTCTTTTACGCCAGGCCCCGCCTCGAGGCCCTGGGCCTCCTAAAGCCCTAG